Below is a genomic region from Zerene cesonia ecotype Mississippi chromosome Z, Zerene_cesonia_1.1, whole genome shotgun sequence.
TCAATGGCTGCTCGTCCCAGCTCCGCCACGATACacgtttttttctaaatttaaaaatttaattcaaaaatcgTTACAACCCGATCAGGCAATAAGTGGTCTAACTAACGCGAATTTTTAATCCTTgtctaaacaattttaattctattatgtATGAGTATTATTTTCTCTCCATGAACGCACCAAATTTGATAATGAATCTGTACAGATTAAATTAAGAAGTAAAAAATGTGTCCATTTATAAGAAAGTTTCTATTACAATACCTCTAATGTATACTGTGTGTAACAGGGTGGAATTAAGGCTGTTGTATGGACGGATACACTACAAACAATTCTGATGTACTTTGGCGTGATATTTGTTTTGGTGTACGGTACGTGTCGTTTGGGCGGAATCAATGAGGTTTTCAGAATAAACCAGGAAGGCGACCGTTTGGATTTCTTCAAGTAAGTCAAGTACATTTTAGTAGCGTAGATGAGTTGAGGTTCAAGCGTTAAAAAGTCTCTAATTTCTAAACACCGGAAAGCAGATCCTATAGAGAAGAGCTGGGAAGAAATTCTGTATTTGGTCTTTAAAAATCATgtcaatttaacattttaaatggtaAATTGTAGAACTATGCTTGTGACGGTTGAAAActgcttctagaagaagtctagttgaataaataaatatttggctCTGATTTTAATCGTAGCAATCATTTTATCGAGGCGTAGGGttcatatttgtttcatactaAACTTTGTTCCAGCATGGATCCGGATCCAACGATTCGGCACACATTTTGGACAACCGTCGTCGGAAACTATTTCAGCTGGCTTGCTTCGTGTTCCGTCAACCAGGCTATGGTGCAAAGATGTTTGGCGCTTTCTTCGTTGAAAAGAGCACGcatgtatgtattaaatactagctgcccctcgcggtttcacccgcgtaagtccgtatcccgtagaaatatcaggataaaaagttgcctatatattattccagttgtccagctgtctacgggccaaatttaattgcaatccgttcaacagtttttgcctgaaagagcaacaaacacacacatccttacaaacttttgcatttataatattagtaggatatcagTTAAAACAATTAGATACGCAATTCTGTACAAAGAGGACCTTTGACGTAACCTTGAATGTATTGGTATCAAACAAATATAgcataatatacctaatatgCATTGTTTAACTGTATTAAAAACGAATGTACCAAAATCAACAAATGGTAACGGCCTTAGCAATCTGGTCAATATAGgtacatcaaaataaattcaaccttatccagattataatatctaatttcgcataatattttttcctaaATTCAATctcttacatatattaaaattccacGTTCGTTCGAATATCAGAAAAGCGACCGCCCTCACATTTTCTTTCGTTTCTAATACGACGAATCTTTTATTGGggataggtatatattataataaatgtgctaTTCGTTATATATACGGGCAACGTAGGTCGTTTTAGACGACGCTCCTACTTGTGTTCTTTCCGATAACATAAAAGGCTATggaaaatatacttatatataagataaataatattagtcgCGTAACTAAACCTCTGATTTCGATGCCTAATTTAAACTACAATAATTCTAGAACAATCTTCATAATGGCCGCCGGTATATATGTAATCGTCTCTCTCTGCTGCTACACCGGCCTCGTGATCTACGCCACGTTCGCCACCTGCGACCCCCTCACCACCGGCGCGATACGAAAGAGTGACCAGCTGTTACCCTACTTTGTCATGACCATCACCGGTTCCGTCCCTGCACTGCCTGGTATTTTTATGAGCGGCGTATTTAGCGCTGCGTTAAGGTATGAGATATGTATATCTATACCTATATctacatatttctatattatgttCTCCTACATGttcttcttatatttattaaatttaaattttattacttttgtacAGCACGGTTACGCAAGttgatttaatatagaatatttgatttgataattgttattccgatgaaattaattttttaaaatctatgaaagaaaattttttcaattgaaatttggGGAAGccgttaaattttaaaatgtagagttattcatatttcaaaaacagTTCAAGCACTTATAAATTAGACATCAAACAAGCATTTGATGTCTAATTTATTAGATGTATAAAAGTAGTCGactatgaaataatgtttcattgtTATTGAAAGATCATCAAATTACTTTAGGCTTTTGTTTTAGCTCCATGTCTACCGGTCTTAATTCCATGTGTGGAGTCATTTTCGAGGACCTCATCCGACCGGCGTATAATAAACCAATATCGGAAAAGACAGCAAGTTTTATTATGAAGGTTATCGTCGTTGTTATTGGTAAGTTAACTTTTTTATGACAGTGCAGGTAAATGTGccgtgggggagccggaggcccatttccttttcctcaccggttccagtccattcttactttccagtcgtcaatcctttcctttaccccttacAAGCGGGCAACACGAtcacagaggcactacctctgcgaatgttcatgggcggtggtgatcgcttaccatcaggcgaaccaccagctcagctgcccgctatgacataaaaaaaacattagaaCTGTTCGTGGCTTTGCTTTACCGGCCTTCAAGTAATAATATAcgctcataaaaatataaaatataatatacgctcttttcatgaaggccccaatgtcgtaatGTTTAAAGCTATTTGCTAactattgaaaatatgtatttttcatttcccATTGTATTAACTATTATGTATGGTAAGTATTCACAATAAGAGCAACAGCAATATTTGCCCATTTATTAGCATGGATTTTAACATCTTTGTGATTTTTTCTATCGTATCAACATTGTAgtgcattataaaataagctttTAGCTCATGAAAGAATATGCCCTTCAGCTTTGACAATAGCACATGCTCAATTCTAATACAAAATTACCTGAaacttaataacataatataaaaattgctaATCTTGTGATGTTTAGGAGCAACTTGCGTAGCTCTTGTCTTCCTGGTGGAGCACATGGGAGCCCTGATCCAAGCTGGTAAAAGCCTGGCTGGTATAACTGCTGGGAGCCTGTTGGGCCTCTTTACTATGGGTCTTTTTCTACCGTGGATAAACGCGACGGTAATTCGactagatattaatattaaaaacaaatatttacaacatgTCATACAATAGTCGAGCGCGTGATGAACCTGTAatatgttgtttgtttttgacgtgacaacgtcttaaattaggttgcggctcggaggcactcatgaaaaagtgtaacgcccggtaacgttacgatgagtcaccgaactatgatcggtccgccgcgcgcgtagcactagagaattaggcgcattttGTCTTGCGTgtttgtgtctctgtctctgtctttttagtaaacaaaatatattttctatagttaaaatttgtgcaattcttattttcattcaattccttgttcctattgtgcaatttaataatattcatattaataaatattctaccaagaaaaagacgttgtcacgtaaaatcttcgcccgtaaaaccgactttacaggcaaccattttttattagtcCTGATAGGAGTGAACAGTGATTACGATTCATAATGAGAAATGTGTATTATCACTCAGGATCGTTTTCGAAAAGCAGTACTTCCTCGCTTAAACTGATACCGCTGGACACCCTATGTAGCTCTGTCTTTTTACTACACTGGAATCAGTACTActttaagacgtcacggtAACTCTCCAGATATTGGTTTACacatagttattatttttttaataacattacaaacaaaattttcaaattaagtgaaaaaattataaattacaattacactATCGTCAATTGACAAAATTTACAGATTTAAAAACGTATTGCGTCATCGTAAAATGTGTTAAAGAAgggcattattttttttcatttatacatgGTAATTAACTTGTAGGTAAAGCAAAATACGCgctgtttttataaaagtgcCGAACAATCCTTTGAGAAGTGTTGCAGCTTTGTACAGCTTCACTTTGACTTACTTCTGgattattgtttgtaaaatattgtaggaaaaataatgttacacaTTATGTTGTTCAAATAGTCAATTGCACTTATTTACAGtaggtgtatttttttactacgTTCGTAATTCGAGGGTAccttttatttaagattattattcGCAAATCATACCTCACtatttatacaacatttatacttaattcataattatatatattaatatacagcACTTACTTAGGAATCACGTATCTGTTttgataaacttaaaaaatgctTAAAGTCCTTTATATTGCCACGTTCGAACAAACAAATTCCACGGGATTATTATCgttttatacatgtataatataaacacacacaaatattttataatattagtatagatataaatgtatattctgTTATCATCCAGGGTGCGCTAGCAGGAGGCACCACATCGACCCTACTCGTGGGTTGGATCTCTCTTGGGACCCAAGCTGCTATGCTGCGTGGGGATATAGTCATAGTCCCAAAACCAGTTAGTGTATCTGGGTGTGAAGGAAACTTTACCTTGCCCACTACCACACACTCTTCTGTAGAATTTGACAGGTAAAGCTATGAGAAACTTTGTAAttgatatattgttatatgttcCAGTGAGCACAAGAGTTGGCGGTTTGTCTAATGGTAAGCGACTACCAGCACACATGACCATTTGCAGGGGCTCTTTAATAGCAGAGTAAACAAAGGGGCAGCTGGGCCACGATTAggcttcatcatcagcccatgtatGTACCCACTGCATGGACACAGGCTTCTTAtgaaggttcaggccataatccaccaagTGTGGTTTGGTATCACATGAcgtctaattttaaattttcggACATGAAcctatcaatattttaagccCAGGACCATTGAGCCACTACTGTTATGATTAGACTTCAATATGAAAAGAATCAGTTTGACGTTTGAGCATTTCAAGAAAATAACTCATATTTCCTTGAGACAAAACAATGCAAATGCAATAATTCTAGTTAATATTCCGAAGGCAatataaattgtgaaataCCTACTCGTTTACTTAAAAATCCACAACACCACTATATCTGccacttattttatattcctcTTTCAGGTCTGGTACGTTCTTCATGTATCGATTGAGCTACTTATACTATACTTTTATAGGAATGACAGTTTGTATCATAACTGGTGCCatagtttcatattttactcAACCCAATAATCCTGCTATGGTGAGTATTTTTGATTAAgagataattgttttattattatcgtgAAAGCTTGTCTTTGTGTATTACACTAAAATAGGTGatgatatgaattatttacattcattttcatacagagatagattatgcGCAACTGTTTACCACAGGTGACAGTGAAGTCTGCTGTCATATATAGCCAATAATTTTCTGTTCTGAAAATCGGACACGTTTTCCTATTTGAAAAAActttaactgttttatttatttgatgtttaATTATCTGATTATTCATAATGTACcaatttttctatttcgactaaacattaaagtaactaacattaaacattacatCTGCATATGTATGCAATATTATAGATTGACATTCgaaaataagttttcaatGGGTACATATATCACTCtgaataatgaatatgtttttttttatttacttcattaTACCAAcgtccaattttttttttttgttatcgtGCATCAGGTACATAGAGATCTGCTAACGCCAGTCATCCACCGTTTCTTACCCCCACAAAGTCCAAACTGTACGAGACCAAGACTCACTCAGCACGATATCGAGATTCATGCGAGAGAAATGGAGCACTTGTGTACACAAGCCGCTTTCATGGTAACCTTATAGCTTCTACGTTTCATGTAATTCGTGATTTCAAACCAGATTTACCTACTATGTAGTTGTTAgtacaatttgaaataaagtgAAGCCAGCAGCGCATCACCAAAGAAGAATCATTCGGGGTTAAATTACATCAACGTCATTGTTTTttcaatagtaaaataatagtgTGTTATGTTTTCTATGTCTTACACaggatacaaaatatattgtgatCGTGTGAGACGGGGACACGTCCAATATACGAGTAtgatgtatattatttgtgaatttaCTTTTAGAAGAATATTAGACTTCTATGTAATGACTTAttagatttttctatattcTGAATCTTAATCTATATTCTTTTGAATTTcagaataatattcatttgctAAGTTCACATCTCATTCGTATGTCTTATTGTTAACTGactcatatccttttcttaatttagatactaaatatttatgaattatttatttccaccCTTACATAtcgttttcgtttttatattgCAGAGAGATGCAGCAGACATCGACTTCTTATCAACAAAATCCAAAAGCAACCTCGTCCAATGACTGTTCTCTATCATTccttaatcaaaattttactCTGCAAACTTCTAGAAATTCTcctttgttaatttaaaatgcatttcttttttaatgttgcTCTTGTATAAAACCCTTCTTATGTCTGTTATAATCGAacgatgttattaaatttttaaattttaaaccaatttttattttcatctaaaCTGTTGTCAACAGCTTTACGAACGTTTGGCTGCATTTGATGCAAATAATGGAAATTTTGATGAAGATTTGCCGCCTGTATTTAGCCGTCGTTTTCGTCTAGACCAAATCCCAAGTTCTACAAATAAGCAAGATTTAGCAAGATcagataatacaaataatacagaaTGATTGTCATAAAAACTATCAGAAATAGCGAATCAATAAAACACTCTGTGAAATAtagttctatatatttatttactattaaaatgtgttacaataacatcaattgatactttatttacaacagcgtcatgaaaaaatatgcaatctattggtattttacaaaatattacgcAGCGGCGAGCTGTGAATGCTTATCTTTCTActtacataacaaaataaacatctaAGATCTTAAATTTTTGGTCTCTAAGATAACAGCTATCCATAAACACTATGAAacttacataacaataaaattcgaATACAAAATTGAGATTCgtaatttgtcattttatcagttaaatattataaaacataatctaatagttagaatataattataaaaataacaaactgaattaaatatttaacgcacttaattttttgttgatttaaaatttgatattgatattCATGTTTAAATTAGGAAATAGTGTCGCAAATatatgatttcaataaaacaaattattcttGAATATAGCTTGAGGATTCAGGAGTGACgaggtttattaaaataaaatagaaatagccAGCTTATGAACTAGCTTATGGATAGCACCAAATACAGGTGACTTCTAAAGAAATCTATTACAGTCCATATACTGTTACTGCACTTCACTGGCTGGGAACCCCTCCGTTCAGTACTATTCACAGTTAAGACTTCAGCTCGTTTCTCCTGCAAGTGCGTACGTTCACCGGGAAGAAAACATTCAACTCAATGAGCGTAGCCAACACGAGGAACATGGCGTACATGCCCAAGCATGCCCTTCCCACTGCGGCGTCCAACTTGAACTTGTTAAACCAAAACGTGAGATATAAAAGCAGGAGCGTCGATAGCAACGATATAGCCGAGTATTCCAATCCCATCGAGTTTATCTTCACCTATTAAAACAATCacacatttacatatataacataaataaataatcgtcgcaaaggtaaatattttatttttattccagttatGACGATCTACTATTTGAACATCTTTTCacaatattgatatttcaatattataaatacacaacaTAAGATTAAAAGCAATGCTAtcactattataataactattgaTATAGGAGATGATCACAACTGGAGGTGGGCCCAAAATTGCGtagcaataaaatacagtcgCTTAGCAAAACAAATCGTTCGCAGTGGACACTTGAAATATTCTAACCCAATAATGTCCTGGTTCAGCCGGCGTCAGCGAAGCCTTGATCAGCCAGGGCAGACCCAGACACAGAAGAATGTCGAAAGTGTTTGATCCAATTGAATTGCTGATGCCCATAGATCCGTGACCTATAAAGTCGAATAAACCATAAACATCTGACATCACATGATTAATTGTGTATTTAGCTATTTtaacacataattaatattatgatagcgtttctatataattactagTTAACCattgacaatttaattaattatagccACAATACCCAATACGTATACACTGATGTGGTTTTCATTATTGAATGATGAATGTTAAATGATATAGAATCTATAACacctgaaatttaaaattgttatatctaatataacCTTTCCATAAGATGAAATCTTCCATTTTAGGCGTTGAAATTAAGAAAGAagtataaaaaaggaataatttttattaccttgTTTCGCAACAATGACACTTGATACAGCCTCTGGAACGGAAGTGCCGGCTGCCAAAAATGTGATACCCATCACTGAATCGGGAATCATGAGGGTGTCACCTATAAAAGCATGCCCACATGACTTGTcagaaaaaataatcatattgttAAGTAACCATATAGATATGAGTTATTTAACTCTGTCAgttcaaataaatcaaataatgtataatactttaaGTAGTCAAATCGGAAATTTAATACTTAGTTAAACTAGGATATTGTATACTctgtcaaaattaataaacaagtttATGAACTTACCAATGATTGTGATCATCCAAGCTACGATGTACGATAGAGAACCGATCCAAACAATACACATAAGGAATGTCAGTGGAAACCAATTCTTAAAACGCGGCTTCTCACAATCTGGTATTGTGAATAAGAACACTAAATGTATCGGCCAAGTAATAATCCAAGTTGCCTATAAAAGACGTTTTATAATACTCACTTTAATTAATGTCGaatcatatacatttttttgttaatttgttaaaatgctGTTAACACAAAtaggtaaaatatatagtgacacattattaaaatatgttgagtaattattatagatagatatatattaaaaatattttaaaaacattaaatttaatcatacattaatttaattacactatgaaattatgtttctCCATATTTCCatcgttaaatataatataattataatagccCTGTAATTACaacatcattatttaattaaaagcgtTCATAAGACTTCAGAAGATTGGAAAATCacgtagttatttataatttaattggacAGATACAAAATGGATCGGAATATTTGCCGTGCCATTTGTCTACATAATCcgattaaaacttaaaactacaTCGCAAAAACAAGGTATCATATTCTATGCTCGTGTTTGTAAACGTAGCTACGTTGTTGTATACCTTAGTGAGATTACTTCTACCAGATGGCCACTTCCACAATGAATGCTCATTTTCATCTAGCGCTTCCTTATTAGTGTCAACATTTTGATTAACTTCATCTGAGTGGACAATCTCCATGTCACCGACATTAACCGTCGTATCATCGTTGACCTTGGCATCATCTATCGTCATTTTCTTATCACCACTGTCTATAATAATTGGTCCAGCCTTTATATTACCATTGTGTTGATGATGATCAATGATTAAAtcggttttattatttgatttatcttTTTCATCTGCAATAAAACTATCAATGATTTTGGGAACATGTAGTCAAATAGACAGTAAAAAGACAATAACGCACCGATCTCATCCGCGCTAGCATTTTCGTTCTTTTCTTCATCTGTCTTTATCATGTTTGAAACACACTTCCAACTCCCTGAAATACCGTACCATTAGACGTAaaagtgaataatttttttttaatacaattgatATTTGCTATACTTACTCTTAGCAAAGTTTTG
It encodes:
- the LOC119835797 gene encoding sodium-coupled monocarboxylate transporter 2-like isoform X2 produces the protein MEVVYFDWLDYLVFGAMLLLSALIGVYFAFFAKRKQNTTSEYLMGGKTMGMFPISMSLIASYVSGISLLGLPSEMYTYGTQLWAIVLSEWIVSVTIAIVYLPVFYNLQITSTYEYLRLRFNQNVRLLGSIIFIIKMMLYIPIVIYVPALAFSQVTGINLHLITPIVCIVCIFYTTLGGIKAVVWTDTLQTILMYFGVIFVLVYGTCRLGGINEVFRINQEGDRLDFFNMDPDPTIRHTFWTTVVGNYFSWLASCSVNQAMVQRCLALSSLKRARITIFIMAAGIYVIVSLCCYTGLVIYATFATCDPLTTGAIRKSDQLLPYFVMTITGSVPALPGIFMSGVFSAALSSMSTGLNSMCGVIFEDLIRPAYNKPISEKTASFIMKVIVVVIGATCVALVFLVEHMGALIQAGKSLAGITAGSLLGLFTMGLFLPWINATGALAGGTTSTLLVGWISLGTQAAMLRGDIVIVPKPVSVSGCEGNFTLPTTTHSSVEFDRSGTFFMYRLSYLYYTFIGMTVCIITGAIVSYFTQPNNPAMVHRDLLTPVIHRFLPPQSPNCTRPRLTQHDIEIHAREMEHLCTQAAFMRDAADIDFLSTKSKSNLVQ
- the LOC119835797 gene encoding sodium-coupled monocarboxylate transporter 1-like isoform X1 — translated: MEVVYFDWLDYLVFGAMLLLSALIGVYFAFFAKRKQNTTSEYLMGGKTMGMFPISMSLIASYVSGISLLGLPSEMYTYGTQLWAIVLSEWIVSVTIAIVYLPVFYNLQITSTYEYLRLRFNQNVRLLGSIIFIIKMMLYIPIVIYVPALAFSQVTGINLHLITPIVCIVCIFYTTLGGIKAVVWTDTLQTILMYFGVIFVLVYGTCRLGGINEVFRINQEGDRLDFFNMDPDPTIRHTFWTTVVGNYFSWLASCSVNQAMVQRCLALSSLKRARITIFIMAAGIYVIVSLCCYTGLVIYATFATCDPLTTGAIRKSDQLLPYFVMTITGSVPALPGIFMSGVFSAALSSMSTGLNSMCGVIFEDLIRPAYNKPISEKTASFIMKVIVVVIGATCVALVFLVEHMGALIQAGKSLAGITAGSLLGLFTMGLFLPWINATGALAGGTTSTLLVGWISLGTQAAMLRGDIVIVPKPVSVSGCEGNFTLPTTTHSSVEFDRSGTFFMYRLSYLYYTFIGMTVCIITGAIVSYFTQPNNPAMVHRDLLTPVIHRFLPPQSPNCTRPRLTQHDIEIHAREMEHLCTQAAFMLYERLAAFDANNGNFDEDLPPVFSRRFRLDQIPSSTNKQDLARSDNTNNTE
- the LOC119835799 gene encoding sodium/potassium/calcium exchanger 3 isoform X3 is translated as MTNDVAGATFMAAATSAPELFVNVIGTFITEGDIGVGTIVGSAVFNILAVAACCGIGAGMVVPLDWWPLTRDCLAYGITVSILICIMHDEYVQWYEAFLLVLLYGVYICIMYYDKSIQNFAKRSWKCVSNMIKTDEEKNENASADEIDEKDKSNNKTDLIIDHHQHNGNIKAGPIIIDSGDKKMTIDDAKVNDDTTVNVGDMEIVHSDEVNQNVDTNKEALDENEHSLWKWPSGRSNLTKATWIITWPIHLVFLFTIPDCEKPRFKNWFPLTFLMCIVWIGSLSYIVAWMITIIGDTLMIPDSVMGITFLAAGTSVPEAVSSVIVAKQGHGSMGISNSIGSNTFDILLCLGLPWLIKASLTPAEPGHYWVKINSMGLEYSAISLLSTLLLLYLTFWFNKFKLDAAVGRACLGMYAMFLVLATLIELNVFFPVNVRTCRRNELKS
- the LOC119835799 gene encoding sodium/potassium/calcium exchanger 3 isoform X1, yielding MKIIGRILLLTSSVHYVSSSVGIWTSVTLQDVRNTATMTASDRDGYIRNCTPPAIDDFPTGLFTELQRQHGAIVLHAFISIYLFLALAVVCDKFFVPAVDRICTALNMTNDVAGATFMAAATSAPELFVNVIGTFITEGDIGVGTIVGSAVFNILAVAACCGIGAGMVVPLDWWPLTRDCLAYGITVSILICIMHDEYVQWYEAFLLVLLYGVYICIMYYDKSIQNFAKRSWKCVSNMIKTDEEKNENASADEIDEKDKSNNKTDLIIDHHQHNGNIKAGPIIIDSGDKKMTIDDAKVNDDTTVNVGDMEIVHSDEVNQNVDTNKEALDENEHSLWKWPSGRSNLTKATWIITWPIHLVFLFTIPDCEKPRFKNWFPLTFLMCIVWIGSLSYIVAWMITIIGDTLMIPDSVMGITFLAAGTSVPEAVSSVIVAKQGHGSMGISNSIGSNTFDILLCLGLPWLIKASLTPAEPGHYWVKINSMGLEYSAISLLSTLLLLYLTFWFNKFKLDAAVGRACLGMYAMFLVLATLIELNVFFPVNVRTCRRNELKS
- the LOC119835799 gene encoding sodium/potassium/calcium exchanger 3 isoform X2 — its product is MGPGITDGYIRNCTPPAIDDFPTGLFTELQRQHGAIVLHAFISIYLFLALAVVCDKFFVPAVDRICTALNMTNDVAGATFMAAATSAPELFVNVIGTFITEGDIGVGTIVGSAVFNILAVAACCGIGAGMVVPLDWWPLTRDCLAYGITVSILICIMHDEYVQWYEAFLLVLLYGVYICIMYYDKSIQNFAKRSWKCVSNMIKTDEEKNENASADEIDEKDKSNNKTDLIIDHHQHNGNIKAGPIIIDSGDKKMTIDDAKVNDDTTVNVGDMEIVHSDEVNQNVDTNKEALDENEHSLWKWPSGRSNLTKATWIITWPIHLVFLFTIPDCEKPRFKNWFPLTFLMCIVWIGSLSYIVAWMITIIGDTLMIPDSVMGITFLAAGTSVPEAVSSVIVAKQGHGSMGISNSIGSNTFDILLCLGLPWLIKASLTPAEPGHYWVKINSMGLEYSAISLLSTLLLLYLTFWFNKFKLDAAVGRACLGMYAMFLVLATLIELNVFFPVNVRTCRRNELKS